From one Plasmodium coatneyi strain Hackeri chromosome 9, complete sequence genomic stretch:
- a CDS encoding 26S protease subunit regulatory subunit 6a, with amino-acid sequence MNVENIFPNNDVNVEEIEKLTNSEIRTRISLIDTEIKILKNEHTRLKNEYKSLQEKIKDNVEKIHLNKMLPYLVANVVESLDLEDDEESNEPKDEYDLYVNNSKGNNDEGFRDIDDEKRGKCMVIKTSTRQTIFLPVPGLIEASELKPGDLVGVNKDSYLIIDKLPPEYDNRVKAMEVIEKPSEDYSDIGGLDKQIEDLVEAIVLPMLHKEKFEKIGIKPPKGVLMHGPPGTGKTLLARACASQTNATFLKLAGPQLVQMFIGDGAKMVRDAFNLAKEKAPAIIFIDELDAIGTKRFDSELSGDREVQRTMLELLNQLDGFSTDDTVKVIAATNRPDTLDPALLRSGRLDRKIELPHPNEESRARILQIHSRKMNVHKDVNFEELARSTDDFNGAQLKAVCVEAGMIALRRGATEIDHEDFVEGITSVLSKKKSTLNYFT; translated from the coding sequence GTCGAGAACATATTCCCCAACAACGACGTGAACGTGGAGGAAATCGAGAAGCTCACGAACAGCGAAATCAGAACGAGGATCAGCCTAATCGACacggaaataaaaatattaaaaaatgagcacaCGAGGCTGAAGAATGAATACAAGAGTCTGCAGGAGAAGATAAAGGACAATGTGGAAAAGATACATCTAAATAAGATGCTTCCCTATTTGGTTGCAAATGTCGTAGAATCGCTAGATCTAGAGGACGACGAAGAATCGAATGAACCCAAAGATGAATACGACCTGTACGTGAATAATTCAAAGGGAAATAACGATGAGGGGTTTCGCGACATCGATGATGAAAAGAGAGGAAAGTGCATGGTTATAAAAACCTCCACCAGACAAACTATATTCTTGCCTGTCCCGGGTTTAATAGAAGCGTCAGAATTGAAACCAGGAGATCTGGTAGGAGTGAACAAAGACAGCTATCTCATCATAGATAAATTACCCCCCGAATATGATAACCGAGTAAAAGCCATGGAGGTTATAGAAAAGCCATCGGAAGATTATTCAGACATTGGAGGTTTAGATAAACAGATTGAGGATCTGGTGGAAGCCATTGTATTACCTATGCTACATAAGGAGAAATTTGAAAAGATTGGGATAAAACCTCCCAAGGGGGTACTCATGCATGGTCCCCCAGGGACAGGAAAGACCCTACTAGCTAGAGCTTGTGCTTCACAGACCAATGccacttttttaaagttaGCTGGCCCACAACTTGTACAAATGTTTATTGGTGATGGAGCAAAAATGGTAAGAGATGCCTTTAACTTAGCCAAGGAAAAAGCACCAGCCATTATTTTCATCGACGAGTTAGATGCAATAGGAACTAAAAGATTCGACAGCGAATTATCTGGTGATAGAGAGGTACAAAGAACCATGCTTGAGTTACTAAACCAGCTAGACGGCTTCAGCACTGACGACACTGTTAAAGTCATCGCTGCGACCAATAGACCAGACACACTGGATCCCGCTCTACTTCGATCAGGTAGACTGGACAGAAAAATCGAACTACCTCATCCTAATGAAGAATCCAGAGCAAGAATTCTGCAAATTCATTCTCGAAAAATGAACGTCCATAAGGATGTGAACTTTGAGGAATTGGCTCGATCTACGGATGACTTTAATGGGGCCCAGCTCAAGGCTGTTTGCGTGGAGGCCGGGATGATTGCCCTTAGGCGGGGCGCCACGGAGATCGACCACGAGGACTTCGTCGAGGGGATCACCTCCGTCCTCTCCAAAAAGAAGAGCACACTCAATTATTTCACCTAG